In the Octopus bimaculoides isolate UCB-OBI-ISO-001 chromosome 18, ASM119413v2, whole genome shotgun sequence genome, one interval contains:
- the LOC106871988 gene encoding uncharacterized protein LOC106871988 — protein MIEKKNQPVLWKGKQNDSESRQVKSRFNHDPQNYSLETEQIYRRTMRIYDDTPEDVADFNPYKNNLWPQRLYVKKRFIQAVHKVIIQNRYSKRLKILKDLAEKWRHETFIPDSIDDYQLREKFHEEIKKNYNTVFEDMSSNICSQSFMHTNQPGDKIKIYDTFSQVPLSDTEFISRKTVSYEDLLVPQYYKLQDYEPCDIHEAAVSYLYPDPERYMPITVTTPVVVIDSSFKYRKKAKSPKKKHPETHEKSGATKRLSPPKMDSSITDETLMKFKMPDFLLHHLKNSTEHMFISNTFVGN, from the exons TCCCGATTCAACCATGATCCTCAAAACTATTCCCTTGAGACTGAGCAGATTTATAGAAGAACAATGCGCATATATGACGAT aCTCCTGAAGATGTGGCTGATTTTAATCCCTACAAGAATAATTTGTGGCCCCAGAGGTTGTATGTAAAGAAAAGGTTTATTCAAGCTGTACATAAG GTCATCATCCAAAACCGATACTCAAAAAGGCTGAAAATTTTGAAGGACCTTGCTGAAAAATGGAGGCATGAAACGTTTATACCAGATTCCATTG ATGATTATCAGCTCAGAGAAAAGTTtcatgaagaaataaagaagaattacaaTACCGTATTTGAGGATATGTCTTCAAACATCTGTTCACAGTCATTTATGCATACTAATCAACCTGGAGACAAAATTAAG ATTTATGACACATTCTCTCAAGTTCCTCTCAGCGACACGgaatttatttcaagaaaaacaGTTTCCTATGAAGACTTGCTG GTACCTCAGTATTACAAACTACAAGACTATGAACCATGCGATATACACGAAGCAGCTGTCTCCTACTTGTACCCAGATCCCGAAAGGTACATGCCCATCACG GTAACTACACCTGTGGTCGTCATCGATTCCTCTTTCAAATACAGAAAGAAAGCTAAATCACCCAAGAAAAAACACCCGGAAACCCATGAAAAATCTGGCGCTACAAAGAGGTTATCTCCACCAAAAATGGACAGCAGTATCACTGATGAAACTTTAATGAAATTTAAGATGCCAGACTTTTTGCTGCATCATTTGAAGAATTCGACAGAGCACATGTTT ATTTCCAACACATTTGTAGGgaattaa